In Desulfosudis oleivorans Hxd3, the DNA window ACGATGATTGATGGTAACAAGCAGTTCTGGTTCATTTCATTCACTTTTTATAACTATAGATTGTCTGCCGTGACGTAAACCGTCCATTTCCCCCATTGTTCTTGGATACTAGAATTTACCTCATTGAAATGTCAACGAAAAAGCGGGCTGTTGATTCTGCGTTATGGCGCAAGAGCTACGTGGGGGACCAAGCGGATGGGTGCTCTGTTTGTAGTGTGCCCGTAAGGGCATTGGAAATGACCGGCTGCAAAACGCCTGACGGCGTCACTACAAACAAGAAGAGGAAAAAAGTTTTTTCTTTGCAAGTGTGTAAAACCTGAAATCTCTCCCAGCAGTTTACGGAACAACCGGACATCAACGAACCAACCCCGCCCATTGCAGCGCAGCCGAGCGCGAACGGTTTTTTCGGAAGAAGCGAAAATGCTGTTTGAGCACCGCCGAAGGCGGGCGAGTTCATTTTCGCGCCGAAAAAAGCGTTTGCGCGAGGGGAGCCGAAGGCCAAGCTGCACGGGCGCGGTTCTTTTGGTACTTTTCTTGCCGCCAAGAAAAGTACACGGATAAGCAGGGGGAGGAAAAAAGAGTTTAGCGGAAGAGATTGCTTCGTCGCTGGCGCTCCTCGCAATGACGCACTGTGCGGCGGCTGGCAAAAAGGCTTGACCGGCAGGCGATCAGCCGGTGTCGATACCGATCCCGATAGCGATAGCGATTTGGATGGGGAGGGGAAGGCGGTTACGCCTTCCCAAAAACCTCTGCCATGCGCTTCATGGCCGCATCCACATTGGCGTAGCTGTTAAATGCCGACAGGCGGATATACTGTGCGCCGCACTTTCCAAATCCCCCGCCCGGGGTACACACCACCCCGGCCTTTGTCAGCAGGGTATCAAAAAACGCCCAGGAATCGGTTTTCGTGTCCACCCAGATATAGGGCGAATGGTCCCCGCCCACGTAGGAAAAGCCCATGCCGGCCATGGCCGCGGTAATTCTGTCGGCATTGGCCATGTAGGTGCGAATCATCTCTTTTGCCTGGGCCTTGCCCTCGGGGCTGTAAACGGCTTCAGCGGCCCGCTGCACCGGGTAGGAGACGCCGTTGAACTTGGTGCAGTGACGCCGGTTCCACAATGCGTGCAGTGCGTGGGCCTTGCCGCTGGTGTCGTAGGCCATGCACTCTTTTGGCACCACGGAAAAGGCGCACCGGGTGCCGGTGAACCCGGCGGTTTTGGAAAAGCTGCGAAACTCCACCGCCACCTTGCGGGCGCCCGGAATCTCATAAATCGTCTTAGGAATGGACGGGTCACGGATAAAGGCCTCGTAGGCGGCGTCAAAAAGGATCAGGGCCTTTGCATCCAGAGCCCAGTCCACCCATGCCTGAAGGTATTCCTTTGTGGCCACGGCGCCGGTGGGGTTGTTGGGAAAGCAGAGGTAGACCAGGTCTGCCGGCTCTTTGGGAATGGCCGGCAGAAAACTGTTTTGCGCGGTGCACTCCATGTAAACGATGTTGCCGTAACGGCCGTTTTCAAAGGCCCCGGTGCGGCCGGCCATGACATTGGTGTCCAGGTAGACCGGGTAGACCGGGTCGGGAATGGCGACCCGAATGTCTGTGGCAAACAGCTCCTGAAAATTGCCGGTGTCGCACTTGGCCCCGTCGCTGATAAACACCTCGTCGGGTTGAATGTCGGCACCCCGGGCCTGGTAATCGTTGGCCGCGACGGCTTCCCTCAAAAACGCGTATCCCTGCTCCGGCCCGTACCCGCGAAAAGAGGATGCCGTACCCATTTCATCCACGGCTTTATGAAAGGCGTCCAGGCAGGCCGGACACAGGGGCTGCGTGGCGTCGCCGATGCCCAGCTTGATGATGGACTGGTCGGGATGGGTTGCCTGGTGGGCGTTTACCCGTTTGGCGATTTCTGAAAACAGGTAGGAGGACTGGAGTTTTAAAAAGTGTTCGTTGATCTTGATCATGACATCCTCTTTTCAATATGATTTTACAAAAATGGTCTCCTTATTTATCCATGTACTTTTCTTTGGCGCAAAGAAAAGTACCAAAAGAAACATGCCCGTGCAGCTTGGCCTTCGGCTCCCCTCGCGCAAACGGTTTTTTCGGCGCGGGCAGGAACTCGCCCGCTTCGCGGTGCTCAAACAACCTGCCCGCTTTCTCCCGAAAAAACCGTCTCCGCTCGGCTGCGCTGCAATGGGCGAATCAAACCGTTACAGCCCGATTACCGCTACCCTGTCCAGGCAAACACCAGTACAAACAACAACACGATTTAAAATAGTAATAACCGCGCATTATTCAGTTACAGCCGGGAAAGCCCTTTCCATCAGCCCCCGTTTATATTAGAATGCGTCATTCATGTCAATCGGCGCTTTGTGGTGCAGGAACGGGGATTTCATGGCGTTGTCACGCACTAAAAAACTGGTTTTACTTGCCATAGCAGTGCTGCTGCTGGCGGCTTTCGGGTACCTGGTCTGGCGGTACGTTCCCGTAAGAGACCTGGTGGCCCTTGTCAATGAAGAGATACCGCCCTGGCTGTTTGTCTGCCTCATGGCCCTGCTGCCCCTGGTCGGGGCTCCCATCAGCCTGTTCTATGCCCTTGCCGGTATTGTCTTTCCCATGGGGATGGGCGTCCTGGTCACGGCCCTTGTTATTCCGTTTCACCTGGCCGGCTTTTTTTTACTGGCCCGGGCCGTGAAAACCCCCATTGAAAGGATACTGGCCCGGCGGGGCCACAGGCCCCCGGCAATTCCGGCCCACCGACGGGCCAGCTTCTGCCTGATCATGAACATGCTGCCCATTCCCTATGTGGTAAAAAACTACCTGCAACCCCTGGCCGGCATTCGGTTTCCCCTTTTCTTCTGGGTCTCCTGGCCGGTGCAGCTGGTCCTGGCCCTGCCCATGGTGCTGATCGGCAGCGCGGCCACGGACATGGACCCCGTGCTGCTGAGCATTGCAGTGGTGCTGTTTGCCGGAATGTATGCCGTGGTGCGGCGCATTGAAAAACGGTACGCCGGCGCTATTCCGGCGCAGGATGACGGGGAGGAACCGTCCGATACGGCCTTGTGAGAATCAGTCAAAAGGCTTTACGATTTAGGCGTGTCAAACGATTCGGGAAGGAAAACGGGGAACCATAACCATCTGAATCAAAATCCGAAACTCTTTCCCAGCAAAAACGCATAACACCGACGCAGCCCGAACGGGCTACGGCGGCACAACTCACCTGCATCCGCCTTCAGCGGCTTTGCACGCAATCCCGGCATTTACGCACTGACCGACCCGACAGCACCGTCAACACACCGGAAAGCACAAAGCCGCCTTCAACGAATGGGCGCGGACCTCAGTCGGCCTTCTTGCGCAGAAAGGTCGGAATGTCCAGGTCATCGTCACTGTAGATGATGCCCTTGTAGCCCCGGTAAGAGGACCCCGGTGAATCACCGGACACCTCCTGCACCCGCCGGAAGGTGGGTGTTTCCAGGCTCGACACCGACACCTTCTCCAGATCGGCGGGGGTGATGTCCCGTACCCGGCCCCGTTTGATGTCCACCACCGTATCCTTTTCCTGGCCGATGCCCGTGGCGATCACGGTGATGCGCATCTCGTCGCCCAGGGACTCGTCGATGGTCTGGCCCCAGATGATCTCGGTGTCGTCACCCACTTCCTGGTGAATGCGATCCGACGCCTCGGTCATCTCCTCAAAGGTCATATCGCTGGTGCTGGTGATGTTGATCAGCACGCCCTTGGCGCCGGAAATGGAAAAATCTTCCAGCAGCGGATGGGCGATGGCCCGTTCCGCGGCATCCACGGCCCGGTTCTCGCCATGGGCCACGCCGATGCCCATGAGGGCCATACCGGCCTTGGACATGATGGTCTTGACGTCGGCAAAGTCCAGGTTCACCAGGCCGGGCACCATGATCAGGTCGGAAATACCCCGCACCGAGTGATGGAGCACCTCGTCGGCTTTGCGGAACATGTCCACCATACGGGCGCTCTTGGAGGCAATGGCCCGCAGCCGGTCATTGGGAATGGTGATCACCGTGTCGGCCAGGTCTTTGAGCGCGGCAATGCCTTCTTCCGCCTGCCGGGCCCGCTTCTTTCCCTCAAAAGAGAAAGGCTTGGTGACCACGGCCACAGTAAGGATGCCCAGCTCCTTGCAGATCTCGGCCACCACCGGAGACGCCCCGGTGCCGGTGCCGCCGCCGCATCCCTCGGTGATAAAGACCATGTGGGCCCCCTCCACCGCGGACCGGATGGCGTCGGCATTCTCCATGGCCGCCTCTTTGCCGATTTCCGGGTTGGCACCGGCCCCCAGCCCCTGGGTCACCTCGACCCCGATCTGAATTTTGATCGTGGCCTTTGACATCTCCAGCGCCTGAGCGTCAGTGTTGGCAACAATGAACTCCACGCCCTTGAGATCGGCGTCGATCATGTTGTTAATGGCGTTGCCGCCGGCGCCGCCCACACCGATTACCTTGATTTTTGCCCTTTTTTCGCTCTCAACAAATGAGAAAGCCATACGCCCTCCTTTCACTGGGTCGGTTGGAACCCCGCGGGTTCCGTTATGGTAATGCTGTTTATAATCTATACAATATCCTTGAACCACCGCCGCATGCGGCCGATGATCCGATTGAAGATGTTGGCGTCCCGAATGCGGAACTTGCGATCCCCGTCATTGCGGGCGCCGTAAATCACCAGGCCCACGCCGGTGGCGTACATGGGGTTGTTCACCACGTCCACCAGGCCGGCGATGCCGGCCGGCCGCCCCAGGCGGGTAGGCTGGTTGATGATGGATTCGGCCACGTCACAGATCCCTTCCAGCAGGGCCGTGCCGCCGGTGAGCACCACGCCGGAGGTGATCAGCTCCTCGGCCCCCTTGCTGAATATCTCCCGGTTGACCAGGGTGAATATCTCCTCCACCCGGGGGGTGACAATTTCGCTTAAAATCTGGCGGGGCAGTTTCTTGGGTTCCCGGCCGCCGGTGCTCTTCACCTCGATCTCGTCGTTGCCGATACCGGCGGCCGTTCCGGAAATGGCATATTTCTTCTTGATCTTTTCCGCCTCGGTATGGGGCGTGCGAAGGCCGATGGCAATATCGTTGGTCAGGTTGTTGCCGCCCAGGGCCAGCACAAAGGTGTGCCGGATGTTGCCGCCGTAAAACACGGCCAGATCGGTGGTGCCGCCGCCCAGGTCGATCAGCGCCGTGCCCAGGCTCTTTTCCTCGTCGGTCAGCACCGCCTCGCCCGAGGCCAGGGACTCCAGCACGATGTCGCACACGTTCAGCCCGGCCCGGTTGGCGCACTTGACGATGTTGTGGGCCGAGGTCACGGCGCCGGTAACGATGTGAATCTTCACCTCCAGGCGCACGCCGGTCATGCCCACCGGGTTCTGAATGCCCGGCTCATCGTCCACGATGTACTCCTGGGGCAGCACGTGAATAATCTCCCGGTCCATGGGAATGGCCACGGCACTGGCCGCGTCAATGACGCGGGATACATCGTTGGCGGTGATCTCCCGGCCCTTGATGGCGATCACACCCCGGCTGTTGAAGCTGTTGATGTGGCCTCCGGCAATGCCCACGTAGACGTCGGAAATCTCGTACCCGGCCATGAGTTCGGCCTCTTCCACGGCCTTCTTGATGGAGGCCACGGTGGACTCCATGTTCACCACCACGCCCTTGCGCAGCCCTTCCGAGGGATGGGTGCCGATGCCGATGATGTTAATCTTGTCACCGTCTTTTTCACCGACCACGGTGCATATTTTTGTCGTGCCGATATCCAGGCCGACGATTATGTCCTGCTCCCGCATGTTGCCCCCTTTTTGGAATGATTGGCGTAGGCGGCCCCGGAACCGGGCGCCACCACGATGCGATCCGGCCATTGCAGGCCGATGACCGCCACATGTTCCGGCGACGGCTCTTTACGAAAATGGGCCATTACCCGGTTGAGCCTGCGAAACTTGTCCACAAAGTCGTCATATCCCAACCTGACTTCATCAACCGTATCAAAGGCGCGCATCGTGACCCCGGTGTCCGGGTCCACGTGAATCGTCTGAACGCGCATGCCGTAGATAAACTTTTCCACCCGCGTGCCGGTGTCCAGCACCTCCAGGGCGGCCAGAAACGCCCTGCTTGCCGGCCGGCCGTCGGCGTCGATATCGCTGTAGTCCAGGCCGCAAATCACCGGCAGCGTGTCCGGGTCCGACGGTTCCATGCGCTTGAAGATCACGCCCGCGTCGCTGATAAAAAACCGGGTGCCCAGGTTCACCACCGCCATGGGAACATGTTCCCGAATGCGAATGGTCAGGGTGCCGGGAAGCTCCCGGTAGAGCTCGGCTTCCGCGATCCAGGGCTCGACCAGCAGCCGCCGGCGCACAACCGCCAGGTTGACGGCAAGAATGTTGTCCCCCGGCCGCACACCCGAGGCCCGGACCACGTCCTCCCGCGCAAGTACCT includes these proteins:
- a CDS encoding LL-diaminopimelate aminotransferase; protein product: MIKINEHFLKLQSSYLFSEIAKRVNAHQATHPDQSIIKLGIGDATQPLCPACLDAFHKAVDEMGTASSFRGYGPEQGYAFLREAVAANDYQARGADIQPDEVFISDGAKCDTGNFQELFATDIRVAIPDPVYPVYLDTNVMAGRTGAFENGRYGNIVYMECTAQNSFLPAIPKEPADLVYLCFPNNPTGAVATKEYLQAWVDWALDAKALILFDAAYEAFIRDPSIPKTIYEIPGARKVAVEFRSFSKTAGFTGTRCAFSVVPKECMAYDTSGKAHALHALWNRRHCTKFNGVSYPVQRAAEAVYSPEGKAQAKEMIRTYMANADRITAAMAGMGFSYVGGDHSPYIWVDTKTDSWAFFDTLLTKAGVVCTPGGGFGKCGAQYIRLSAFNSYANVDAAMKRMAEVFGKA
- a CDS encoding TVP38/TMEM64 family protein, which codes for MALSRTKKLVLLAIAVLLLAAFGYLVWRYVPVRDLVALVNEEIPPWLFVCLMALLPLVGAPISLFYALAGIVFPMGMGVLVTALVIPFHLAGFFLLARAVKTPIERILARRGHRPPAIPAHRRASFCLIMNMLPIPYVVKNYLQPLAGIRFPLFFWVSWPVQLVLALPMVLIGSAATDMDPVLLSIAVVLFAGMYAVVRRIEKRYAGAIPAQDDGEEPSDTAL
- the ftsZ gene encoding cell division protein FtsZ; translated protein: MAFSFVESEKRAKIKVIGVGGAGGNAINNMIDADLKGVEFIVANTDAQALEMSKATIKIQIGVEVTQGLGAGANPEIGKEAAMENADAIRSAVEGAHMVFITEGCGGGTGTGASPVVAEICKELGILTVAVVTKPFSFEGKKRARQAEEGIAALKDLADTVITIPNDRLRAIASKSARMVDMFRKADEVLHHSVRGISDLIMVPGLVNLDFADVKTIMSKAGMALMGIGVAHGENRAVDAAERAIAHPLLEDFSISGAKGVLINITSTSDMTFEEMTEASDRIHQEVGDDTEIIWGQTIDESLGDEMRITVIATGIGQEKDTVVDIKRGRVRDITPADLEKVSVSSLETPTFRRVQEVSGDSPGSSYRGYKGIIYSDDDLDIPTFLRKKAD
- the ftsA gene encoding cell division protein FtsA; this translates as MREQDIIVGLDIGTTKICTVVGEKDGDKINIIGIGTHPSEGLRKGVVVNMESTVASIKKAVEEAELMAGYEISDVYVGIAGGHINSFNSRGVIAIKGREITANDVSRVIDAASAVAIPMDREIIHVLPQEYIVDDEPGIQNPVGMTGVRLEVKIHIVTGAVTSAHNIVKCANRAGLNVCDIVLESLASGEAVLTDEEKSLGTALIDLGGGTTDLAVFYGGNIRHTFVLALGGNNLTNDIAIGLRTPHTEAEKIKKKYAISGTAAGIGNDEIEVKSTGGREPKKLPRQILSEIVTPRVEEIFTLVNREIFSKGAEELITSGVVLTGGTALLEGICDVAESIINQPTRLGRPAGIAGLVDVVNNPMYATGVGLVIYGARNDGDRKFRIRDANIFNRIIGRMRRWFKDIV
- a CDS encoding cell division protein FtsQ/DivIB translates to MSVNKPILKRPASVKAMQKPARKNAPRRPVRQGAVRVLRVAGLVTVLLAVSVIFAAGYGFLTGCEYFTTQTIRVEGNEVLAREDVVRASGVRPGDNILAVNLAVVRRRLLVEPWIAEAELYRELPGTLTIRIREHVPMAVVNLGTRFFISDAGVIFKRMEPSDPDTLPVICGLDYSDIDADGRPASRAFLAALEVLDTGTRVEKFIYGMRVQTIHVDPDTGVTMRAFDTVDEVRLGYDDFVDKFRRLNRVMAHFRKEPSPEHVAVIGLQWPDRIVVAPGSGAAYANHSKKGATCGSRT